A window from Microbacterium profundi encodes these proteins:
- a CDS encoding DUF1905 domain-containing protein, with protein MQIEFESPVTRWDKRVESWYFATLPEELSLELRELPAPKRGFGSLRVQARIGASIWRTSIFFSDNAFVLPLKKAIRDAQGIEEGDMLTVDLDIIDL; from the coding sequence ATGCAGATCGAGTTCGAGAGTCCGGTCACGCGCTGGGACAAGCGCGTGGAGTCGTGGTACTTCGCGACCCTGCCTGAAGAGCTCTCGCTGGAGCTCCGCGAACTGCCGGCGCCGAAGCGGGGCTTCGGCTCATTGCGCGTGCAGGCCAGGATCGGCGCGTCCATCTGGCGGACATCGATCTTCTTCAGCGACAACGCGTTCGTACTGCCGCTGAAGAAGGCGATCCGCGACGCGCAGGGCATCGAAGAGGGCGACATGCTCACGGTCGATCTCGACATCATCGATCTCTGA
- a CDS encoding prepilin peptidase, translated as MPSAVTPYDVIVVLVHIALIGIGIWLLVIDARTHRLPNRIVLPTLAAALALVGIDALVTGQSGPLIGGVIGMLVLGGIYAVLRATSRGGIGGGDVKLAAVIGLVLGWHGWQALAVGAASAFVLGALYALVLMALRRADRSTRIAFGPWMIIGAVLGVVAA; from the coding sequence ATGCCCTCAGCCGTGACGCCGTACGACGTGATCGTCGTGCTCGTGCACATCGCACTGATCGGTATCGGCATCTGGCTGCTCGTGATCGACGCGCGCACCCACCGGCTGCCGAACCGGATCGTGCTGCCGACGCTGGCGGCAGCGCTGGCGCTGGTGGGCATCGACGCACTCGTGACAGGGCAGAGCGGCCCGCTGATCGGCGGTGTGATCGGAATGCTGGTGCTCGGCGGCATCTACGCCGTGCTGCGCGCCACGAGCAGAGGCGGGATCGGCGGGGGCGACGTGAAGCTCGCGGCGGTGATCGGTCTGGTACTGGGCTGGCACGGCTGGCAGGCGCTCGCCGTCGGCGCGGCATCAGCCTTCGTGCTCGGGGCGCTCTACGCCCTCGTTCTCATGGCGCTGCGCCGGGCGGACCGCTCCACCCGCATCGCGTTCGGGCCCTGGATGATCATCGGCGCGGTCCTCGGCGTCGTCGCGGCTTGA
- a CDS encoding CYTH domain-containing protein — protein sequence MTTEPSRTVEVERKYDVDTATPLPVWQAAPGVDAVTSGEHRALDARYFDTADAALSRSGVALRRRTGGPDEGWHIKGPREGDGRLELGWPLGESEAVPDLVTTAISRWTTDPLTPLARIRNDRTAYLLTGPGGIVAEFVDDHVRATDLRSGTEREWREWEMELGPAAPADAAGREAFFTAVETAIFAAGGRHAASGSKLARALGF from the coding sequence GTGACGACCGAGCCGTCGCGCACGGTCGAGGTCGAGCGCAAGTACGACGTCGACACCGCTACGCCCCTGCCGGTCTGGCAGGCTGCGCCGGGCGTTGATGCGGTGACATCCGGCGAGCATCGCGCGCTCGACGCCCGCTACTTCGACACGGCGGATGCTGCGCTGTCGCGCTCCGGCGTGGCACTGCGCCGCCGCACCGGAGGGCCGGACGAGGGCTGGCACATCAAAGGTCCGCGCGAGGGCGACGGACGGCTCGAGCTGGGGTGGCCGCTGGGCGAGTCGGAGGCCGTGCCGGATCTCGTCACCACCGCGATCTCGCGATGGACGACCGACCCGCTCACCCCGCTCGCGCGCATCCGCAACGATCGCACGGCCTATCTGCTCACCGGCCCTGGCGGCATCGTCGCCGAGTTCGTCGACGATCACGTGCGCGCCACGGACCTCCGCTCGGGGACCGAGCGCGAATGGCGCGAATGGGAGATGGAGCTCGGACCTGCCGCGCCTGCGGACGCCGCAGGACGTGAGGCGTTCTTCACAGCCGTCGAAACTGCGATCTTCGCCGCAGGCGGCAGGCACGCGGCATCCGGATCGAAGCTCGCTCGCGCACTCGGCTTCTGA
- a CDS encoding type III polyketide synthase: MTPSAVLRSIQTIVPETVLVQEQVRDVFAAQPELSRLAKRIVSASFNGSGIDTRHTVLEELSFSADVATPQFFDRDSGLLLEPGTKARNEVYIREAGRLFVEAARRTLEADPDITAADVTHVITVSCTGFYAPGPDYEIARALGLRDGVRRQHFGFMGCYASMPALRAASEFCAGDPDAVVLVVSVELCTLHLRSTDDPDMIVATSLFADGAAAGLVTSRSFESEVAGFALDRFHTGIIPEGKKDMAWTIGDHGFEMVLSTAVPQLIGDHIHDALRPLYAPEEALAEAFADDSIGERIAHWAIHPGGRSIVDRVQEKLLLSDAQMVPAREVLREYGNMSSATVLFVMRRILDEGAQDGERVAAMAFGPGLTAECALMTVVAPGSHES, translated from the coding sequence ATGACGCCATCCGCTGTGCTGCGCTCCATCCAGACGATCGTGCCGGAGACGGTGCTGGTGCAGGAGCAGGTGCGAGATGTCTTCGCCGCGCAGCCGGAGCTCAGTCGCCTGGCCAAGCGCATCGTCTCGGCATCGTTCAACGGATCGGGCATCGACACCAGGCACACCGTGCTGGAGGAGCTGTCCTTCTCCGCTGATGTCGCCACGCCCCAGTTCTTCGACCGTGACAGCGGCCTGCTGCTCGAGCCGGGAACGAAGGCGCGCAACGAGGTGTACATCCGCGAGGCGGGGCGGCTGTTCGTCGAGGCCGCCAGACGCACGCTCGAGGCCGACCCCGACATCACCGCCGCCGATGTCACGCACGTCATCACGGTCTCGTGCACCGGGTTCTACGCGCCGGGTCCCGACTACGAGATCGCCCGCGCTCTCGGGCTGCGAGACGGTGTGCGCCGCCAGCACTTCGGCTTCATGGGCTGCTACGCGTCGATGCCTGCGCTGCGAGCTGCGAGCGAGTTCTGCGCCGGGGATCCGGATGCCGTGGTTCTGGTGGTCAGTGTCGAACTGTGCACGCTGCACCTGCGCTCCACCGACGACCCGGACATGATCGTCGCGACCTCGCTGTTCGCGGACGGCGCGGCAGCCGGACTCGTCACGTCTCGGAGCTTCGAGTCCGAGGTCGCCGGCTTCGCTCTCGACCGCTTCCACACCGGCATCATCCCGGAGGGCAAGAAGGACATGGCGTGGACGATCGGCGACCACGGGTTCGAGATGGTCCTGTCGACGGCTGTTCCGCAGCTCATCGGCGATCACATCCACGACGCGCTCAGGCCGCTGTACGCGCCGGAGGAGGCGTTGGCCGAGGCGTTCGCGGACGACTCGATCGGCGAGCGCATCGCGCACTGGGCGATCCATCCCGGCGGACGCAGCATCGTGGATCGGGTGCAGGAGAAGCTGCTCCTCTCAGATGCTCAGATGGTGCCGGCCAGAGAAGTGCTGCGGGAGTACGGCAACATGTCCAGCGCGACGGTGCTGTTCGTCATGCGCCGGATCCTGGACGAGGGGGCGCAGGACGGGGAACGCGTCGCGGCGATGGCATTCGGGCCGGGGCTCACGGCCGAATGCGCGCTGATGACCGTGGTCGCACCGGGGAGTCATGAGAGCTGA
- a CDS encoding methyltransferase domain-containing protein: MRADLSVRAVDARELMDDPDADARMLERTYERFPLINAVVSRWRTVYRRDIRPLARQRSIRVLDVGAGGGDVSRSLAGWSRRDGLAVEITALDADARAIRWARGRGGHVEYRCAYTSELVDAGETYDVVISNHLLHHLSGAELTALMRDSAALISHGGLVIHRDIARSTLAYLAFATGTLPFAGNLLSDSFIRADGLTSIRRAYTPAELSAVVPSGWQVRTALPARIELRYEVADAGS, from the coding sequence ATGAGAGCTGACCTCTCGGTGCGCGCCGTCGATGCACGTGAGCTGATGGACGATCCGGATGCGGATGCTCGGATGCTGGAGCGCACCTACGAGCGCTTCCCGCTGATCAACGCGGTCGTCTCGCGGTGGCGGACCGTGTACCGACGTGACATCCGTCCGTTGGCACGACAGCGGTCGATCAGGGTTCTCGACGTCGGCGCCGGCGGCGGGGACGTGTCACGCTCACTCGCCGGCTGGTCACGCAGAGACGGACTGGCTGTCGAGATCACCGCACTGGATGCCGACGCGAGAGCCATTCGGTGGGCACGCGGTCGTGGAGGCCATGTGGAGTACCGATGCGCGTACACGAGCGAACTCGTGGATGCCGGTGAGACGTACGACGTCGTGATCTCGAACCATCTGCTGCACCATCTGAGCGGTGCAGAGCTGACGGCGCTGATGCGGGATTCTGCCGCGCTCATATCCCACGGCGGTCTCGTCATCCATCGCGACATCGCCCGCAGCACACTCGCGTATCTGGCCTTCGCCACTGGCACTCTGCCGTTCGCGGGGAATCTGCTCTCCGACTCCTTCATCCGCGCCGACGGACTCACCAGCATCCGTCGCGCGTACACGCCCGCTGAGCTCTCCGCCGTCGTCCCCAGCGGATGGCAGGTGCGGACCGCCCTTCCCGCGCGGATCGAGTTGCGGTACGAGGTGGCAGATGCCGGATCATGA
- a CDS encoding FAD-dependent oxidoreductase, translated as MPDHDVVIVGAGPVGLLLACLLAQDGIDVSVYEQREAGDDRSRAIGIHPPGGAALDAVGVGEEARRHAVALDGGDVLSGGRVLASVSFTERQRVLILPQHRTHALLSARLADVRSDAVRLGHVVSDVRDEGEAVRLVVEAGGVAREATASIVVAADGVRSTIRRSLGIPWRERPGSGSYAMTDIADEEPSTRVHLYCEPRGIVESFPLPEGRRRWVVADPHERLHDGAAFAQEVEERTGIRIDRTTEVVPTAFRAQQHRATRAAAGRVVLLGDSLHETSPIGGQGMNLGWSGARQLAAAIERSLRGEVPDFSAYERRTLRSAARAQRRSSFYMRMGQPAHGAALGARNMVIRALGSPPLRRGAADLITMRGL; from the coding sequence ATGCCGGATCATGACGTCGTGATCGTGGGCGCCGGCCCGGTCGGTCTGCTGCTGGCGTGTCTGCTGGCTCAGGACGGGATCGATGTCTCCGTGTACGAGCAACGGGAGGCAGGAGATGACCGCTCCAGGGCGATCGGGATCCATCCTCCGGGCGGCGCGGCCCTCGACGCGGTGGGTGTGGGTGAGGAAGCCAGACGCCACGCGGTGGCGCTGGACGGGGGCGACGTGCTCAGCGGCGGTCGAGTGCTCGCGTCGGTCTCGTTCACGGAGCGCCAGCGGGTGCTCATCCTCCCGCAGCACCGCACGCATGCGCTGCTCTCGGCGCGGCTCGCCGACGTGCGATCGGATGCCGTGCGCCTCGGCCACGTCGTGAGCGACGTTCGAGATGAGGGAGAGGCCGTGCGCCTCGTGGTCGAGGCCGGTGGGGTGGCCCGCGAGGCCACCGCATCCATCGTCGTCGCGGCGGACGGGGTGCGCAGCACGATTCGTCGCAGCCTGGGCATCCCCTGGCGTGAACGGCCGGGAAGCGGCTCGTACGCGATGACGGACATCGCCGATGAGGAGCCGAGCACGAGAGTGCACCTGTACTGCGAGCCGCGCGGAATCGTGGAGTCCTTCCCGCTGCCGGAGGGACGAAGGCGATGGGTCGTGGCGGATCCGCACGAACGACTGCACGATGGAGCCGCGTTCGCGCAGGAGGTGGAGGAGCGCACCGGCATCCGAATCGATCGGACGACGGAGGTCGTGCCCACTGCGTTTCGCGCGCAGCAGCACAGGGCGACGCGCGCAGCCGCGGGCCGTGTGGTGCTGCTCGGCGATTCACTGCACGAGACCAGCCCAATCGGCGGACAGGGCATGAACCTCGGCTGGAGCGGCGCGCGACAACTGGCGGCAGCCATCGAGAGGTCGCTGCGCGGCGAGGTCCCCGATTTCAGCGCGTACGAACGACGCACGCTGCGCTCTGCCGCGCGGGCCCAGCGACGTTCATCGTTCTACATGAGGATGGGACAGCCGGCGCACGGTGCCGCTCTGGGGGCCCGCAACATGGTGATCAGAGCACTCGGCTCGCCGCCGCTGCGCCGCGGCGCTGCAGATCTGATCACGATGCGCGGCCTGTGA
- a CDS encoding GMC oxidoreductase encodes MNERFDHDVVIIGSGFGGSVAALRSVEKGYRVHVYEAGRRFADDDFAKTAWDVRRYLWAPVLGCFGVQRIHKLPHVMILAGAGVGGGSLNYANTLYRPGEEFFVDGHWPGGFDWETELDPHYATARRMLGVVERYPHTGPVERIMAGAAEDLGVGDTFRHAPVGVYFGKPGVTAPDPYFSGEGPARTGCTLCGNCMVGCRVGAKNTLAKNYLALAEKRGAVIEPLRTVVDVKPLDGGGYAVTTVRSGAWIRRPRTVTAEQVVFAGGTWGTQSLLHRMKATGSLPRLSESLGHLTRTNSEALDGAISVAVPEEVGLAHGVAITTSFHVDERTHVENVRYGPGSNLMGMLATGLVDGGRPLISRLGALIVQTLRAPLTTLRLGSLRRWSERGIIALVMQTADNSLTLSVKRRFGRYRLTSAQGEGEPNPSYLPGAHRAARAIAARLEKEGGVRAEARGSWPEVFGIPLTAHFLGGAIVSDSTERGVVDPYHRIWGYPGLHVVDGAAVPANPGVNPSLTITAMAERAMARWPRHGEQDARPPQPD; translated from the coding sequence ATGAATGAACGCTTCGATCACGACGTCGTGATCATCGGCTCCGGCTTCGGAGGCTCTGTGGCCGCCCTGCGATCGGTCGAGAAGGGGTATCGGGTGCACGTGTACGAGGCGGGTCGCCGCTTCGCCGACGATGACTTCGCGAAGACGGCGTGGGATGTCAGGCGCTATCTGTGGGCTCCCGTCCTCGGATGCTTCGGGGTGCAGCGCATCCACAAACTGCCGCACGTCATGATCCTCGCCGGGGCCGGCGTCGGCGGTGGATCACTCAACTACGCCAACACCCTCTACCGGCCGGGCGAGGAATTCTTCGTCGACGGGCACTGGCCGGGCGGGTTCGACTGGGAAACGGAGCTCGATCCGCACTATGCGACGGCTCGGCGGATGCTGGGCGTCGTGGAGCGCTACCCGCACACCGGACCGGTCGAGCGGATCATGGCCGGGGCGGCCGAGGATCTCGGTGTGGGCGACACCTTCCGTCATGCGCCGGTCGGCGTCTACTTCGGCAAGCCGGGCGTGACCGCACCCGACCCCTACTTCTCGGGCGAAGGGCCGGCCCGCACCGGCTGCACGCTCTGCGGCAACTGCATGGTGGGCTGCCGGGTGGGCGCGAAGAACACGCTCGCCAAGAACTACCTCGCGCTCGCGGAGAAGCGCGGCGCGGTGATCGAACCACTGCGCACGGTCGTCGACGTGAAGCCTCTCGACGGCGGCGGCTACGCCGTGACGACGGTGCGCAGCGGAGCCTGGATCCGGCGCCCGAGAACCGTGACCGCCGAGCAGGTCGTCTTCGCCGGCGGCACCTGGGGCACGCAGTCCCTTCTGCACCGGATGAAGGCGACCGGCTCGCTCCCCCGTCTGTCCGAATCCCTCGGTCACCTCACCCGGACGAACTCCGAGGCGCTGGACGGCGCCATCTCGGTCGCCGTCCCGGAGGAGGTCGGCCTCGCCCACGGTGTCGCGATCACGACCTCGTTCCACGTCGACGAGCGCACTCACGTCGAGAACGTGCGATACGGTCCAGGCTCGAACCTGATGGGGATGCTGGCCACCGGGCTCGTCGACGGTGGCCGTCCTCTCATCTCGCGGCTCGGGGCGCTCATCGTGCAGACGCTCCGGGCTCCCCTCACCACCCTCCGACTCGGCTCACTGCGCCGCTGGAGCGAGCGGGGCATCATCGCGCTCGTCATGCAGACCGCCGACAATTCACTCACGCTCTCCGTGAAGCGGCGCTTCGGCCGGTACCGGCTGACGAGTGCGCAGGGCGAGGGAGAACCGAACCCGTCCTACCTGCCAGGGGCCCACCGCGCCGCTCGTGCGATCGCGGCGCGACTCGAGAAGGAGGGCGGCGTGCGCGCCGAAGCCCGCGGCTCCTGGCCAGAGGTCTTCGGCATCCCGCTGACAGCGCACTTCCTCGGCGGCGCGATCGTCTCCGACTCCACCGAACGTGGCGTCGTCGATCCGTACCACCGCATCTGGGGATACCCGGGGCTGCATGTCGTCGACGGCGCCGCGGTTCCGGCCAACCCCGGTGTGAATCCCTCCCTGACCATCACGGCGATGGCGGAGCGGGCGATGGCCCGCTGGCCGCGTCATGGCGAGCAGGATGCCCGGCCGCCGCAGCCGGACTGA
- a CDS encoding YegS/Rv2252/BmrU family lipid kinase, with protein MKHVFVLANPEAGRGRGASARDAAIARLRELDVRVTVRTGSSTAETRLFASEAVATRPDVLVIVGGDGTLAIVLDVLVGTGIPLVLVPAGTGNDLARALGIPFGSAESAAVAVSAAAHGVPRALDVGEAVCPDGTALFLTVAALGFDAKVSERTNTLRWPRGRARYYLAMIIELIRLKPMAFALRAEGVDSPLSHGTLIAVGNTRSYGGGMPVCPLADPHDGVFDVVHIAPVGRMKLIRLLPRLLRGTHVQLPEVTTLRAAEVEVSAPGLVVYADGERVGSESVRIVTLSGALQILLPPIDDDQADSATRKAHR; from the coding sequence GTGAAGCACGTCTTCGTTCTCGCCAATCCCGAGGCGGGGCGTGGCAGGGGCGCCTCGGCCCGCGACGCTGCCATCGCCCGTCTGCGTGAACTCGACGTCCGCGTGACCGTGCGCACCGGCTCATCGACGGCCGAGACCCGTCTCTTCGCGAGCGAGGCCGTCGCCACGCGGCCGGACGTCCTCGTCATCGTCGGCGGCGACGGCACTCTGGCCATCGTCCTGGACGTGCTCGTCGGCACCGGGATTCCGCTCGTGCTGGTACCGGCCGGCACCGGCAACGACCTCGCGCGGGCTCTCGGCATACCGTTCGGGTCGGCCGAGTCCGCAGCGGTCGCAGTCTCGGCCGCCGCCCATGGCGTTCCCCGAGCCCTCGACGTCGGAGAGGCGGTCTGCCCTGACGGCACCGCGCTGTTCCTCACTGTCGCCGCGCTCGGCTTCGACGCCAAGGTCAGCGAACGCACCAACACGCTCCGCTGGCCGCGCGGGCGCGCCCGCTACTACCTGGCGATGATCATCGAGCTGATCCGTCTGAAGCCCATGGCATTCGCCCTGCGCGCCGAGGGCGTCGATAGCCCGCTCTCGCACGGCACGCTGATCGCTGTCGGCAACACCCGCAGTTACGGCGGCGGGATGCCGGTCTGTCCGCTGGCAGACCCGCACGACGGCGTGTTCGACGTCGTGCACATCGCGCCGGTGGGCAGGATGAAGCTCATCCGCCTTCTCCCCCGGCTGCTGCGCGGCACGCACGTGCAGCTGCCGGAGGTGACGACCCTGCGCGCCGCCGAGGTCGAGGTGTCCGCCCCCGGACTCGTCGTGTACGCCGACGGCGAGCGCGTCGGCTCGGAGAGCGTGCGCATCGTTACGCTTTCAGGAGCTCTGCAGATCCTGCTTCCCCCGATCGACGACGATCAGGCGGATTCCGCCACGCGAAAGGCACATCGATGA
- a CDS encoding FAD-binding oxidoreductase — translation MTTETTPASTTSWNGWGDPALAKDLPLAVRALLPRILGRIRRPEPPAALSDAIVAPSALTDEDRSGLAAMIGEDAVHTDDESRIRHSGGRSTPDLLRLRTAHQATPDAVVSPRDHDEVVRVLGFASEHDIAVVPFGGGTSVVGALAPERGAHRAVISLDLRGLSGLLHFDEVSGEARFLAGTTGPEAERLLTAHGFELGHFPQSFLYATLGGFASARSSGQNSAGNGRFDAMVTALRVATPTGEVSLGGSPGSAAGPDLMRLFLGAEGTLGVITELTVRVHRLPEARRYEGWTFPDFATGTDALRRVAQLGTGPTVIRLSDEAETGIGLAQHGRVGKALSKGCGAITVFEGDAAVVAARQELTARVLTEAGGRSTGPAPAEEWARGRFGAPYLRDALLDHGAFCETLETATTWADLPGLKAAVTEAIRSGFAAQDSKSLVMCHISHIYPTGAALYFTIIGNLRGDVLEQWALIKSRVNDAILAHSGTISHHHGVGRDHAPWFAREVGDGGIRMLRAVKDELDPSGIMNPGALLPTPASDKRS, via the coding sequence ATGACGACGGAGACTACACCGGCCTCGACGACGAGCTGGAACGGCTGGGGCGACCCGGCACTGGCCAAGGATCTTCCGCTGGCCGTGCGCGCTCTGCTTCCCAGGATCCTCGGGCGCATCCGCCGACCTGAGCCGCCCGCCGCGCTCTCCGACGCGATCGTTGCCCCCTCCGCTCTCACCGACGAGGATCGGTCGGGCTTGGCCGCGATGATCGGCGAGGACGCCGTCCACACGGATGACGAGAGCCGCATCCGGCATTCAGGTGGCCGGTCCACGCCCGATCTCCTGCGCCTGCGTACTGCACATCAGGCCACCCCCGACGCAGTCGTCTCGCCACGCGATCACGATGAAGTCGTCCGGGTGCTCGGCTTCGCGTCAGAGCACGACATCGCCGTCGTCCCCTTCGGCGGCGGGACGAGCGTCGTCGGCGCTCTCGCGCCGGAACGCGGTGCGCACCGGGCTGTCATATCCCTGGACCTGCGAGGTCTGAGCGGCCTGCTGCACTTCGACGAGGTCAGCGGTGAAGCCCGCTTCCTCGCAGGGACGACCGGGCCGGAGGCCGAGCGTCTGCTCACGGCGCACGGGTTCGAACTCGGGCATTTTCCGCAGAGCTTCCTCTACGCGACCCTCGGCGGCTTCGCGTCGGCCCGCTCGTCCGGCCAGAACTCCGCCGGCAACGGTCGCTTCGACGCGATGGTCACCGCGCTGCGCGTCGCGACGCCGACCGGTGAGGTCAGCCTCGGCGGATCGCCCGGATCCGCGGCCGGCCCCGACCTGATGCGCCTCTTCCTCGGAGCGGAGGGCACGCTCGGCGTCATCACCGAGTTGACCGTCCGCGTGCATCGGCTGCCCGAAGCGCGCCGATACGAGGGATGGACGTTCCCCGATTTCGCGACCGGCACAGATGCGCTCCGCCGCGTCGCGCAGCTCGGCACAGGGCCCACTGTCATCCGTCTGTCGGATGAGGCCGAGACCGGTATCGGACTCGCGCAGCACGGCCGCGTCGGCAAGGCGCTGTCGAAGGGATGCGGCGCGATCACCGTCTTCGAAGGCGACGCTGCGGTCGTCGCCGCGCGTCAGGAGCTCACGGCACGGGTGCTCACCGAGGCCGGCGGACGCTCGACCGGTCCCGCGCCGGCGGAGGAATGGGCTCGCGGACGGTTCGGTGCCCCCTACCTGCGCGACGCGCTGCTCGATCATGGCGCCTTCTGCGAGACGCTGGAGACTGCGACGACCTGGGCCGATCTCCCCGGGCTGAAGGCCGCTGTCACCGAAGCCATCCGTTCCGGCTTCGCCGCACAGGACTCGAAGTCACTCGTCATGTGCCACATCTCCCACATCTACCCCACCGGCGCGGCGCTGTACTTCACGATCATCGGCAATCTGCGCGGCGACGTGCTCGAACAATGGGCTCTGATCAAATCACGTGTGAACGACGCGATCCTCGCCCACAGCGGCACGATCAGTCACCACCACGGCGTGGGCAGGGACCACGCGCCCTGGTTCGCACGTGAGGTCGGTGACGGCGGCATCCGGATGCTGCGCGCCGTGAAGGACGAGCTCGACCCGTCCGGGATCATGAACCCCGGCGCGCTGCTGCCGACGCCCGCCTCGGACAAGAGGAGCTGA
- a CDS encoding TetR/AcrR family transcriptional regulator, whose product MEDRQALAVSVSESTIPVWDEVDARLLDVASDLIASRGTGGFTIAELARDARVSRPTIYRRWAGTDEVVRAALLRQTVSIIERMSSDVRTGHELVAEVMRFSGLFRDDRVFGRLLDREPEVFTQYSLERIGSSQRAMLRWLEHAIARGQADGTVREGSPGDMSVMLLLIVQSAVLSRQAVSSLIGASEWHRELTRAVEGYLLP is encoded by the coding sequence ATGGAAGATCGTCAAGCGCTCGCGGTGTCAGTGAGCGAATCCACAATCCCCGTCTGGGATGAGGTCGACGCACGGCTGCTCGACGTGGCATCCGATCTCATCGCCTCTCGCGGCACCGGTGGATTCACCATCGCGGAGCTGGCCCGTGACGCGCGAGTGAGCAGGCCGACCATCTACCGCCGGTGGGCGGGGACGGATGAGGTGGTGCGCGCTGCCCTGCTCAGGCAGACGGTGTCGATCATCGAGAGGATGTCGTCCGATGTGCGTACCGGACACGAGCTCGTCGCAGAAGTGATGCGCTTCTCCGGGCTCTTCCGCGACGATCGGGTCTTCGGGCGGCTGCTGGATCGCGAACCGGAGGTGTTCACCCAGTACAGCCTCGAGCGGATCGGCTCGAGCCAGCGCGCCATGCTGCGCTGGCTGGAGCATGCGATCGCACGGGGACAGGCCGACGGTACCGTGCGCGAGGGCAGCCCGGGCGACATGTCGGTGATGCTGCTGCTCATCGTGCAGTCCGCCGTTCTCTCCCGCCAAGCTGTCTCCTCGCTGATCGGCGCGTCGGAATGGCATCGTGAGCTCACTCGCGCCGTGGAGGGGTATCTGCTGCCATGA